A genomic region of Candidatus Pseudomonas phytovorans contains the following coding sequences:
- a CDS encoding MFS transporter, with the protein MSSTTLNAPTLDGTAPSAERQALRKAARASFMGNFVEWFDYAAYGYLATIIAATFFPQTDKSTGLLATFAVFALSFLVRPLGGIVWGHFGDRHGRRNALSWSILIMSVSTFCIGLLPGYAQIGLWAPALLLLIRLVQGFSASGEYAGAAAFLAEYAPPGRRGLYTSIVPASTAAGLLFGAAFVAVLHELLSSEALHEWGWRLPFLLAAPFGLVGRYIRMSLQDTPKFLEMEQRLEHKAGMAPMPLRELMGQHRRSLAIGIGVTCLNAVAFYLLLSYMPTYLSTEMGMSERDSFIASTVSLATYIGLIFLMGRLSDRFGRKTMLVVASLLFLGLTVPLFRLLDGQPLLVILAIQICFGAILAMNDGTLPCLLAEIFPTRVRFSGFALSFNVANALFGGTAPFIATWLIQVTGSKLAPAGYLLAAALVALVAMLMCRETAHSALED; encoded by the coding sequence CAGTTTCATGGGCAACTTTGTCGAGTGGTTCGACTACGCCGCCTACGGCTATCTGGCCACGATCATCGCCGCCACCTTTTTCCCGCAAACTGACAAGTCCACCGGCCTGCTGGCAACCTTCGCCGTGTTTGCCCTGTCCTTCCTGGTGCGCCCGCTGGGCGGCATCGTCTGGGGGCACTTTGGCGACCGTCATGGCCGGCGCAACGCACTGTCGTGGTCGATCCTGATCATGTCGGTGTCCACCTTCTGCATCGGCCTGCTGCCGGGTTATGCGCAAATCGGCCTGTGGGCGCCGGCCCTGCTGTTGCTGATTCGTCTGGTGCAGGGCTTTTCTGCCTCGGGTGAGTACGCCGGTGCTGCGGCGTTTCTTGCCGAATACGCGCCGCCTGGCCGGCGTGGCCTGTACACCAGCATCGTGCCGGCCAGCACGGCGGCTGGGCTGCTGTTCGGTGCGGCGTTCGTGGCGGTGCTGCATGAGCTGCTCAGCAGCGAAGCCCTGCATGAATGGGGCTGGCGCCTGCCCTTCCTGCTGGCGGCACCGTTCGGCCTGGTGGGGCGCTATATCCGCATGAGCCTGCAGGACACGCCCAAGTTTCTGGAAATGGAACAGCGCCTGGAACACAAGGCCGGCATGGCCCCGATGCCGCTGCGCGAACTGATGGGCCAGCACCGCCGCAGCCTGGCCATCGGCATTGGCGTTACCTGCCTGAACGCGGTGGCGTTCTACCTGCTGCTCAGCTATATGCCGACCTACCTGTCCACCGAGATGGGCATGAGCGAGCGGGATTCATTCATTGCTTCTACGGTATCGCTGGCGACCTACATTGGCTTGATCTTCCTGATGGGGCGGCTGTCCGACCGGTTCGGCCGCAAGACCATGCTGGTGGTGGCGTCGCTGTTGTTCCTGGGGCTGACCGTGCCGTTGTTTCGCCTGCTGGACGGGCAGCCGCTGCTGGTCATCCTGGCGATCCAGATTTGCTTCGGGGCGATACTGGCCATGAACGACGGGACCTTGCCCTGCCTGCTGGCCGAGATATTCCCGACCCGGGTGCGATTCAGTGGGTTTGCCCTGAGCTTCAATGTGGCCAATGCGCTGTTTGGCGGGACCGCACCCTTCATTGCCACCTGGTTGATCCAGGTGACCGGCAGCAAGCTGGCACCGGCAGGGTATTTGCTGGCGGCAGCACTGGTGGCGCTGGTGGCCATGCTGATGTGTAGGGAAACTGCGCACTCGGCTCTGGAAGACTGA
- a CDS encoding GlxA family transcriptional regulator yields the protein MVHPASANLSPSIVKSCSVKTFGFLILPNFTTIGLASAVETLRMANLAARKPLFRSVLIAADDAPVVASNGMRVLPDYSIANAPGLDALLVVGANPIDRGRSSRPLIDWLRKLARQHLPLGGICTGSYLLAKAELLKGYRCTIHWEDLPTLQAHFPGIVISSQLFELDRDRYTCSGGVAAMDMMLQLVAREPGGQDIAAKAAELLLCDRVRGERERQRVPLRTLLGSAQPKLSQVVAIMEANLEEPLGLEELASLNEVTVRQLERLFHKYLQRTPSQYYLELRLSRARELLLRSDVQVREVALACGFSSPAHFSKSYSRFFGLSPLGERRQASLH from the coding sequence ATGGTCCACCCCGCTTCTGCAAACCTATCGCCGTCTATTGTAAAGAGTTGTTCCGTAAAGACCTTCGGCTTTCTGATATTGCCCAATTTCACCACCATCGGCCTGGCATCCGCGGTGGAGACACTGCGCATGGCCAACCTGGCGGCGCGCAAGCCACTGTTTCGCAGCGTGCTGATTGCCGCGGACGATGCCCCCGTGGTTGCCAGCAACGGGATGCGCGTACTGCCCGACTACAGCATCGCCAACGCCCCCGGGCTGGACGCGCTGCTGGTGGTTGGCGCCAACCCGATCGACCGTGGCCGTAGTAGCCGCCCGCTGATCGACTGGTTGCGCAAGCTGGCCCGCCAGCACCTGCCATTGGGCGGTATCTGCACCGGCAGCTACCTGCTGGCCAAGGCCGAACTGCTCAAAGGCTACCGCTGCACCATCCACTGGGAAGACCTGCCGACATTGCAGGCGCACTTCCCTGGCATTGTCATTTCCAGCCAGCTGTTCGAACTGGACCGCGACCGTTATACCTGCTCGGGCGGTGTGGCAGCCATGGACATGATGCTGCAACTGGTGGCCCGCGAACCCGGCGGCCAGGACATCGCGGCGAAGGCGGCCGAGCTGTTGCTCTGTGACCGGGTGCGGGGCGAACGCGAGCGCCAGCGGGTACCGCTGCGCACCCTGCTTGGCAGCGCCCAACCCAAGCTGAGCCAGGTGGTGGCGATCATGGAGGCCAACCTGGAAGAACCCCTGGGGCTGGAAGAGCTGGCAAGCCTCAATGAAGTGACTGTGCGTCAGCTGGAGCGGTTGTTCCACAAATACTTGCAGCGCACACCCAGCCAGTACTATCTGGAGCTGCGGCTGTCGCGGGCGCGGGAGTTGCTGCTGCGCAGTGATGTGCAGGTGCGCGAGGTGGCGCTGGCCTGCGGGTTCAGCTCGCCGGCGCATTTTTCCAAGAGTTACAGCCGGTTCTTCGGTTTATCGCCACTGGGGGAGCGGCGGCAGGCTTCTTTGCACTGA